The following is a genomic window from Rhodoferax sp. PAMC 29310.
CCCACGCCCAATTTGAGGCCCAGGCCCAAGGCCATTTCAAAAAATGCTTTGAAGCCCGCCACTTCGGCAAAAATCGGCTGGAACAGCTCGCGGTACACGGTTTCTTTTTCGTGCACATGGGCCATGGCTTGCGCCTCGTCCATATCGGCTTGTCCAAACAGATCACGCATGCACTCTAGGCCGGTGCGGCCCGTGGTGCGGCGCATCAGGTCGTCAATGTCCACCTCCAAACCCTTGCGCCGGGCAAACTCTACCCAGCTGTGTTTGTGAGAGGGCATGGAGTCGATCATGGTGCCGTCCATGTCGAAGATCAGGGCTTGTACGGGCATCAAACGCCTTGCTTTAGTGAGGCTTCAATGAACTGGTCCAGGTCGCCGTCCAGCACTTTTTGAGTGGCCGAGGTTTCGTAGTTGGTGCGCAGGTCTTTGATACGGCTGTTGTCCAGCACGTAGGAGCGAATCTGGTGGCCCCAACCCACGTCAGTCTTGGAGTCTTCCAGCTTTTGCTGCTCTTCTTGCTGCTTGCGCATCTCAAAGTCATACAGCTTGGAGCGAAGGCGCTTCCACGCCACGTCACGGTTGCCGTGCTGGCTTCGCCCGTCTTGACACTGCACCACGATGCCGGTGGGCAAGTGGGTCAGTCGCACGGCGGAGTCGGTCTTGTTGATGTGCTGGCCGCCGGCGCCGCTGGCGCGGTAGGTGTCGGTTCGCACGTCTGACGGGTTGATGTTGATCTCGATCGAATCATCAATCTCGGGGTACACAAACACCGACGCAAAACTGGTATGGCGCCCACCCGAGGAGTCAAACGGGCTTTTTCGCACCAAACGGTGCACACCGGTTTCAGTGCGCAACAGGCCAAAGGCGTACTCGCCCTCCACCTTGATGGTGGCGCCCTTGATGCCGGCGGTGTCGCCTGCGGTTTCGTCTTCAATGACGACTTTGAAGCCTTTGCGCTCGGCGTAGCGCAGGTACTGGCGCAGCAGCATGCTGGCCCAGTCGCAGGCTTCGGTACCACCAGCGCCAGCTTGAATGTCCACAAAGGCATTCAGCGGGTCGGCCGGGTTGTTGAACATGCGGCGGAATTCCAGCCCCTGGATGATGCCGGCCAGGCGTTCGGTGTCCGTCTCGATGGTGAGCAGGCCGGCTTCGTCGCCGTCTTCCTTGCTCATCTCGTACAGCTCGGCGTTGTCGGCCAGCTCAGAGGTGAGGCTGTCCAGCGTGACGACGACGTCGTCCAGCGATTTTTTCTCGCGGCCCAGTTCCTGGGCGCGTTTGGGGTCGTTCCAGACCGAGGGATCTTCGAGGGATGCGTTGACGGTTCTCAGCCGTTCTGATTTAGCAGGGTAGTCAAAGATACCCCCGTAACTCGACCGTGCGCTCGCTCAGGTCGGTGAGTTGGGTGCCGATGAGGTTGATGCGTTCGATTTCCATGATGCGAGTCCTGATGGTGTGAGGTTCAAATAACCGGCTATTTTCTCACGTCAGGAATTCAGCAAAAAATCGTCGATCAAGGAGGCCAGAACTTGCGGCTGGTCGTGGTGCACCATGTGGCCGGCATCTGCAACATGGGCCATTTTCAGGTTCGGCACGACCTTGATCCGTTCATGGTGCTCTTTCAGCGTGAATTTGCCTTTGAACCACTGGGTCATGCTCTCGTCTTCGGCCTCGACCATCAGGGTGGGCGCGGTGATAGCGCCGTAAAGGGCTTGCACTTCTTCCAGGCGGTACAGCATGGCGTGCGGCACTTTGTGGGCCGGGTTGCCCAGAATGCGCCATTGGCCGTGCACGGTTTCCTGCGCCCAGTGGCGGGCCAGCCAGTTGGCTTTGTCGGCGCCCAGGCGGGTGTTGGTTTTCATCAGACGATTCGCCACGCCCTCCACGGTGTCGTAAGCGCTCAGGTCCATGTCGCCCTGGTGCAGCTTCTTCAAGCTGTCCATCCAGCTGGCATAGCGGCCAGAGGCCTGGGTGGGGCGGGTGGCAGGCATGCCAAAACCTTCCAGGTTGACCAAGCGGCGAATGCGTTCAGGGCGAATGCCGGCGTAAATCATGGCCACGTTGCCGCCCATGCTGTGGCCGACCAAGTGAATGGGGCCGTGGGGCACGTAGTGGTCGAGCAAGAAGTCCAGGTCGGCCAAATAGTCGGGAAACCAGAAGTTGTCGGCCTCAGTGGTGGCGGTCAGGCCAAAACCACGCCAATCGGGGGCAATGATGTAGTGGTTGTGGTTGAGGGCGTCCACCACAAACTGGTAGCTGGCGGCCACATCCATCCAGCCGTGCAGCAGCACCAGCGGAGTTTTGTCAGGTGCGGGTCCGCCCCAGACACGGACGTGGTACTGCAGGGTGCGAATCGGGACAAACTCGCTTCGGGAGGTTCTTTGGGCTTGGTACATTTAGGGAATCATACGGAGACCCACCCATGCGCGTCAGTCAAGCCAGCGACAAAGCCAGTCCCACGTTCACCTTGCCAGAGGCCTATGCGCAGTTGCATGGCAACTTTCAATGGGCGGTGCCTGAGCACTTCAACATGGCGCAAGTGTGTTGCCAGCGCTGGGCCAGTGCACCGAGTACTACTAAAAATATAGCTGTTATTGCAAGTGGGACGAGGGCTGAGGCCACTTTTCATTCTTATTCTGAGTTGCAGGAACAAGCCAACCGCTTGTCCAATGTCTTGACGGTGCTCGGTGTTGGCCGGGGCGACCGGGTGGCCATCGTGATGCCGCAGTGCTTCGAGACGGCGGTGGCCTACATGGCCGTGCTGCAAATGGGCGCGGTTGCCATGCCGCTGTCCATGTTGTTCGGGCCGGAGGCGCTGGAATTTCGCCTGCATGACAGCGAGGCCGTGGTCGCCATTGGTGACGCCACCAGCCTGGCCGGCTTGCAAGCCGTGCGGGATGACTGCCCGCTGTTGCGTTGCATTCTGGGCGTGGGCGATTTGATGCAAACGCTGGAAGGTGCAGACTTCAACTACGCCGCCTCCCTGGCCCAGCAAAGGCCAGAGTTTGCGTTGGTGTCAACCCTGGCGGACGAGGCGGCGGTGTTGATCTACACCAGCGGCACCACCGGCAACCCCAAAGGCGCGCTGATTCCGCACCGCGCCCTGATTGGCAACCTGACCGGATTTGTGTGCAGCCAGAACTGGTTTGGCTTTGACGGGGTGGACAACGCGCAATCTGACGCCGTGTTCTGGAGCCCCGCCGACTGGGCCTGGACAGGGGGCCTGATGGACGCCTTATTGCCCACGTTGTACTTTGGCCGACCCATCGTCGCCTTCAACGGCCGCTTCAGCCCCCAAACGGCGTTGGAGTTGATGGCGCAGTTTGGCGTGACACACACATTTTTGTTTCCCACGGCACTCAAAGCCATGATGAAGGCCTACCCCGGCACGGGCCAAGCCACGGTGCGCCAGCAGTTTGATCTCAAGCTGCAAGCCATCATGAGCGCGGGTGAGGCGGTGGGCGACGCTGTGTTTGAGTACTGCCAGGCACAACTGGGCGTCACCGTGAACGAGATGTTTGGCCAGACCGAGGTGAACTACATCGTGGGCAACTGTGCCGTCAAATGGCCGCCCAAGCCGGGCAGCATGGGCATGGGCTACCCCGGTCACCGGGTGGCCGTGATCGACGAGGCAGGCCGCGAGTGCCCGGTGGGCGTGGCGGGTGACGTGGCGCTGAACCGCTTTGACGTGCATGGCCAGCCTGACCCGATTTTCTTTTTGGGCTACTGGAAGAACGCCGCCTCCACGCAAGGCAAGTTCACCGGCGACTGGTGCCGTACCGGCGACCTGGCCACGCGCGATGCCGACGGCTACCTCTGGTACCAGGGCCGTGCCGATGATGTGTTCAAGGCGGCCGGTTACCGCATTGGCCCGGGTGAGATCGAGAACTGCCTGGTCAAGCACCCGGCTGTGGCCAATGCCGCTGTGGTGCCCAAACCTGACGCCGCGCGCGGGGCGCTGGTCAAAGCCTATGTGGTGATTGCTCCTGATTTTGTAGCTATCCGGGCAGCGTTTCCGGGGGGTGAGGCCCAATTTGATGCTGAACTGGCGGCCCAGTTGCAATTGCACATCAAAGGCAAGCTGGCACCTTATGAGTACCCCAAAGAGATTGAGTTTGTTGAGAGCCTGCCCATGACCACGACCGGCAAGGTGCAGCGCCGCGTGCTTCGCTTGCAGGAAGAGGCGCGGGCGGCGGCGCTCAAGTGATGCACCCGCTGGTTCACCTGCACCCAGACACCCACGATTTGCTTGTGGACCTGGTCTACGCCAGCGCCGACAACGTGTCTGGTCAAGCCATTTACGCCCGTCCTTTGTGCCTGATTCACCGTGACGCGGAAGTGTGTCTGCTCAAAGCGATGCGGCTGGCGGCAGACATGAATTTGCGGCTGAAGATATTTGATGCGTTTCGCCCCGAAGAGGCGCAGTGGCGGCTGTGGGAGACCGCGCCCGACCAAGCCTACGTGGCCGACCCCCGTCTGGGCTCCAACCACACCCGTGGCATTGCGGTTGATCTGACGCTGGTGGACGCCCAAGGGCAAGAGTTGGACATGGGTACTGGCTTTGACGACATGACGGCCTTGTCCCACCATTTCAGCGACCAGGTGTCGCCTTTGGCGCAGGCCAACCGGCTGCGGTTGTTGCAGGTGATGCAAGGCGCGGGCTTTGAGCCCATTCCTCACGAATGGTGGCATTACGCCCTGCCGGGCCATAAGCAATATCCGTTGCTGGACAGCAGCCGGTTAGGCCCGCTCAACCCCATGCTCCTCGCATGAGTGGGCTGTGCGGTTATTGCTGAGCCCTTAAACTGACCTAGCGCCGTTAGGCAACGCCCCGGGTTATTTGGCCGGGGTTTTTATCTTCATCTCTGTACCTTTGATTGCGACCACATCCATGAAAAACATTCAACTGGGTCAAAGTGACCTGTCCGTGACGCCCATTTGCCTGGGCACCATGACATTTGGCGAGCAGGTAGACGAGCCGACCGCGCACACCATCCTGGACCGCTCGCTGGAGCGTGGCGTCAACTTCATTGACACGGCTGAGATGTACGCCGTACCGCCTCGCGCAGAGACCTTCAATGCCACCGAAAAAATCATGGGCAACTGGCTGGCCAAAACGCCGGGTGCGCGTGAAAATTTGGTGATTGCCACCAAGGTGGCCGGTCCCTCACGTGGCATGCCCTGGATTCGCGGCGGCAGTGGCGATTTGACCGGCGACGACATCATTGCCGCTTGCGAGGGCAGTTTGAAGCGCTTGCAGACCGATGTGATTGACCTGTACCAGATTCACTGGCCCGTGCGCAATGTGCCCGCGTTTGGCGCGGTCTATTACGACCCGACCAAGGAAAGCGCCGGCACGTCCATTCATGCCCAGCTGGAAGCCTTGCACACGCTGGTGAAGGCCGGCAAAGTGCGCGCGGTGGGCTTGTCCAACGAGACCCCTTATGGTGTGCACGAGTTTGTGCGCCTGGCCGAGCAATACGACTTGCCCCGCGTGGCCACGGTGCAAAACGCCTACTGCCTGATCAATCGCACGGTAGAAAACGGCCTGGACGAAACCATGCACCGCCTGGGGGTGTCGCTGCTGGCCTATTCGCCACTGGCGTTTGGACTGCTCACCGGCAAATACGACGCCTCCGGTTTGACGGGCCCGGATGCCCCTGCCAACGCGCGCATCACCAGGTACGAGTCCACCCGCAAACAACGCTGGGGCCGCCCGGATGCCTTGATTGCTGCGCGGCGCTACAGCGCCCTGGCCCGTGAACATGGCCTCACGCCCACACAGTTGGCCTTGGCGTTTTGCTATACCAAGTGGCAAGTCGCCAGCACCATCATTGGCGTGACATCGGTGGCGCAATTGGATGAATGTCTGGACGCCTGGGGAACCACTCTGTCGCCCGAGTTGCTCAAGCAAATTGACGCCATTCGTTGGGAAATTCGCGACCCGGCGCAGTAATCTGGCCGGCGCGAGTTCACAAGGGTTTCAGAACGATTCCCAATCGTCGTCGTTGCTCGTTGCTGCGGCCGCCTTTGCCATCAGCTTTGGCGCTGGCTTGGATAGTGCGGGTGCCTTGGCGAAGGTGGCGCTGCGAGTCAAGGGTCTGGCAGCAGGTGCCGCTCTCAGCTTTGGCGTTCCGTGCCCCGGAGACTGTGAGGCCCGTGGCAGTGCGACGGGCCGGTTCTGGCGGGCCAGCAATGCTCTGGGGGCCTGCGTGTCTTCCTGGAGATTGAAGGCTGCCACCACCTGAACAAGGTCATCGGCTTGGCCGCGCAGGCTGCTTGCAGCGGCCGCCATTTCTTCC
Proteins encoded in this region:
- the prfB gene encoding peptide chain release factor 2 (programmed frameshift); its protein translation is MEIERINLIGTQLTDLSERTVELRGYLDYPAKSERLRTVNASLEDPSVWNDPKRAQELGREKKSLDDVVVTLDSLTSELADNAELYEMSKEDGDEAGLLTIETDTERLAGIIQGLEFRRMFNNPADPLNAFVDIQAGAGGTEACDWASMLLRQYLRYAERKGFKVVIEDETAGDTAGIKGATIKVEGEYAFGLLRTETGVHRLVRKSPFDSSGGRHTSFASVFVYPEIDDSIEININPSDVRTDTYRASGAGGQHINKTDSAVRLTHLPTGIVVQCQDGRSQHGNRDVAWKRLRSKLYDFEMRKQQEEQQKLEDSKTDVGWGHQIRSYVLDNSRIKDLRTNYETSATQKVLDGDLDQFIEASLKQGV
- a CDS encoding alpha/beta fold hydrolase — encoded protein: MYQAQRTSRSEFVPIRTLQYHVRVWGGPAPDKTPLVLLHGWMDVAASYQFVVDALNHNHYIIAPDWRGFGLTATTEADNFWFPDYLADLDFLLDHYVPHGPIHLVGHSMGGNVAMIYAGIRPERIRRLVNLEGFGMPATRPTQASGRYASWMDSLKKLHQGDMDLSAYDTVEGVANRLMKTNTRLGADKANWLARHWAQETVHGQWRILGNPAHKVPHAMLYRLEEVQALYGAITAPTLMVEAEDESMTQWFKGKFTLKEHHERIKVVPNLKMAHVADAGHMVHHDQPQVLASLIDDFLLNS
- a CDS encoding acyl-CoA synthetase, whose protein sequence is MRVSQASDKASPTFTLPEAYAQLHGNFQWAVPEHFNMAQVCCQRWASAPSTTKNIAVIASGTRAEATFHSYSELQEQANRLSNVLTVLGVGRGDRVAIVMPQCFETAVAYMAVLQMGAVAMPLSMLFGPEALEFRLHDSEAVVAIGDATSLAGLQAVRDDCPLLRCILGVGDLMQTLEGADFNYAASLAQQRPEFALVSTLADEAAVLIYTSGTTGNPKGALIPHRALIGNLTGFVCSQNWFGFDGVDNAQSDAVFWSPADWAWTGGLMDALLPTLYFGRPIVAFNGRFSPQTALELMAQFGVTHTFLFPTALKAMMKAYPGTGQATVRQQFDLKLQAIMSAGEAVGDAVFEYCQAQLGVTVNEMFGQTEVNYIVGNCAVKWPPKPGSMGMGYPGHRVAVIDEAGRECPVGVAGDVALNRFDVHGQPDPIFFLGYWKNAASTQGKFTGDWCRTGDLATRDADGYLWYQGRADDVFKAAGYRIGPGEIENCLVKHPAVANAAVVPKPDAARGALVKAYVVIAPDFVAIRAAFPGGEAQFDAELAAQLQLHIKGKLAPYEYPKEIEFVESLPMTTTGKVQRRVLRLQEEARAAALK
- the ddpX gene encoding D-alanyl-D-alanine dipeptidase; the protein is MHPLVHLHPDTHDLLVDLVYASADNVSGQAIYARPLCLIHRDAEVCLLKAMRLAADMNLRLKIFDAFRPEEAQWRLWETAPDQAYVADPRLGSNHTRGIAVDLTLVDAQGQELDMGTGFDDMTALSHHFSDQVSPLAQANRLRLLQVMQGAGFEPIPHEWWHYALPGHKQYPLLDSSRLGPLNPMLLA
- a CDS encoding aldo/keto reductase, whose protein sequence is MKNIQLGQSDLSVTPICLGTMTFGEQVDEPTAHTILDRSLERGVNFIDTAEMYAVPPRAETFNATEKIMGNWLAKTPGARENLVIATKVAGPSRGMPWIRGGSGDLTGDDIIAACEGSLKRLQTDVIDLYQIHWPVRNVPAFGAVYYDPTKESAGTSIHAQLEALHTLVKAGKVRAVGLSNETPYGVHEFVRLAEQYDLPRVATVQNAYCLINRTVENGLDETMHRLGVSLLAYSPLAFGLLTGKYDASGLTGPDAPANARITRYESTRKQRWGRPDALIAARRYSALAREHGLTPTQLALAFCYTKWQVASTIIGVTSVAQLDECLDAWGTTLSPELLKQIDAIRWEIRDPAQ